One genomic window of Glycine soja cultivar W05 chromosome 9, ASM419377v2, whole genome shotgun sequence includes the following:
- the LOC114425117 gene encoding RGG repeats nuclear RNA binding protein A-like, giving the protein MATTNPFDLLGDDAEDPSQLIAAEQLKAAAAAAAATAAPKKAPAQQIKPAQLPSKPLPPAQAVRDARNESVRGGRGGGRGGGRGFGRGRGFSRDSSNDENSFPTSGAPYNQVSFEGDAGKSSERRGYGGPRGPYRGGGGRRGGFSNGETGEAEEGRPRRAFDRRSGTGRGNEFKREGSGRGNWGAQTDELAQVTDEVANETEKNLGDEKPAVEEDVADGNKDSPTNETEEKEPEDKEMTLEEYEKVLEERRKAFQALKTEERKVDTKEFESMQALSSKKDNHDIFIKLGSDKDKRKEAFEKEEKSKKSVSITEFLKPAEGEAYYNPGRGRGRGRGSRGGGGYHGSATNNAPAPSIEDPGHFPTLSAK; this is encoded by the exons ATGGCAACCACGAACCCTTTTGATTTGTTGGGTGACGACGCTGAGGACCCTTCTCAGCTCATCGCCGCCGAGCAACTCAAGGCGGCGGCTGCTGCTGCGGCTGCCACCGCCGCTCCCAAGAAGGCGCCGGCTCAGCAGATCAAGCCGGCTCAGCTCCCTAGCAAGCCTCTTCCTCCGGCTCAGGCTG TGAGGGATGCCAGAAATGAGTCTGTTCGTGGAGGCCGTGGAGGTGGACGAGGTGGGGGACGTGGATTTGGACGTGGTCGTGGGTTTAGTCGTGACTCTTCCAATGACGAGAACTCATTCCCTACCAGCGGAGCTCCTTATAATCAGGTTTCTTTTGAAGGAGATGCTGGGAAGTCTTCTGAAAGACGCGGTTATGGTGGACCACGAGGTCCTTACCGTGGTGGTGGTGGTCGTCGTGGAGGTTTCAGCAATGGTGAAACTGGTGAAGCTGAAGAAGGACGACCTCGAAGAGCATTTGATCGTCGCAGTGGGACTGGACGAGG AAATGAATTCAAACGTGAAGGTTCAGGACGTGGTAACTGGGGAGCCCAAACTGATGAACTTGCTCA GGTAACTGATGAGGTTGCGAATGAAACTGAAAAGAATTTGGGTGATGAGAAGCCTGCAGTTGAAGAAGATGTAGCTGATGGTAACAAGGACAGCCCTACTAATGAAACTGAAGAAAAAGAGCCTGAAGATAAG GAGATGACTCTGgaggaatatgaaaaagtgtTGGAAGAGAGAAGGAAGGCCTTCCAAGCACTCAAGACTGAAGAGAGAAAGGTGGACACTAAAGAGTTTGAATCCATGCAGGCCTTATCAAGCAAGAAAGACAATCATGACATATTCATTAAACtg GGATCTGATAAAGATAAGCGAAAAGAGGCTtttgagaaggaagaaaaatccAAGAAG TCTGTGAGCATCACCGAGTTTCTGAAGCCTGCTGAGGGGGAAGCATACTATAACCCAGGACGTGGTAGGGGCCGTGGCCGTGGTTCACGAGGCGGAGGCGGTTACCATGGAAGTGCCACCAACAATGCACCTGCTCCATCCATTGAAGATCCCGGGCATTTCCCAACCTTGAGTGCCAAGTGA
- the LOC114425118 gene encoding ras-related protein RABD2a-like isoform X2, whose amino-acid sequence MNPEYDYLFKLLLIGDSGVGKSCLLLRFADDSYIESYISTIGVDFWDTAGQERFRTITSSYYRGAHGIIIVYDVTDEESFNNVKQWLSEIDRYASDNVNKLLVGNKCDLEANRAVSYETAKAFADGIGIPFMETSAKDATNVEQAFMAMTASIKDRMASQPANNARPPTVQIRGQPVAQKGGCCSS is encoded by the exons ATGAATCCCGAGTA TGATTATCTGTTCAAGCTCCTTCTTATTGGAGACTCTGGTGTTGGTAAATCATGCCTTCTTCTGAGATTTGCT GATGATTCGTACATCGAAAGCTACATAAGCACCATTGGAGTTGATTTT TGGGACACAGCTGGGCAAGAACGATTTAGGACAATCACCAGTAGCTACTACCGTGGTGCCCATGGGATCATT ATTGTTTATGATGTGACAGATGAAGAGAGCTTCAATAATGTGAAGCAGTGGCTCAGTGAAATTGATCGCTATGCAAGTGATAATGTTAACAAGCTTTTGGTTGGCAACAAGTGTGATCTGGAAGCAAATAGAGCAGTGTCATATGAAACAGCTAAG GCATTTGCAGATGGAATAGGCATACCTTTTATGGAAACAAGTGCAAAAGATGCTACAAATGTCGAACAGGCTTTCATGGCAATGACTGCTTCAATCAAGGATAG AATGGCAAGCCAACCTGCAAATAATGCAAGGCCTCCAACAGTGCAGATCAGGGGTCAGCCAGTTGCACAGAAAGGTGGGTGCTGCTCTTCCTGA
- the LOC114425118 gene encoding ras-related protein RABD2a-like isoform X1: protein MNPEYDYLFKLLLIGDSGVGKSCLLLRFADDSYIESYISTIGVDFKIRTVEQDGKTIKLQIWDTAGQERFRTITSSYYRGAHGIIIVYDVTDEESFNNVKQWLSEIDRYASDNVNKLLVGNKCDLEANRAVSYETAKAFADGIGIPFMETSAKDATNVEQAFMAMTASIKDRMASQPANNARPPTVQIRGQPVAQKGGCCSS from the exons ATGAATCCCGAGTA TGATTATCTGTTCAAGCTCCTTCTTATTGGAGACTCTGGTGTTGGTAAATCATGCCTTCTTCTGAGATTTGCT GATGATTCGTACATCGAAAGCTACATAAGCACCATTGGAGTTGATTTT AAAATACGTACCGTTGAGCAAGATGGAAAGACCATTAAACTACAGATC TGGGACACAGCTGGGCAAGAACGATTTAGGACAATCACCAGTAGCTACTACCGTGGTGCCCATGGGATCATT ATTGTTTATGATGTGACAGATGAAGAGAGCTTCAATAATGTGAAGCAGTGGCTCAGTGAAATTGATCGCTATGCAAGTGATAATGTTAACAAGCTTTTGGTTGGCAACAAGTGTGATCTGGAAGCAAATAGAGCAGTGTCATATGAAACAGCTAAG GCATTTGCAGATGGAATAGGCATACCTTTTATGGAAACAAGTGCAAAAGATGCTACAAATGTCGAACAGGCTTTCATGGCAATGACTGCTTCAATCAAGGATAG AATGGCAAGCCAACCTGCAAATAATGCAAGGCCTCCAACAGTGCAGATCAGGGGTCAGCCAGTTGCACAGAAAGGTGGGTGCTGCTCTTCCTGA
- the LOC114368532 gene encoding MDIS1-interacting receptor like kinase 2-like: MVSIKILFSFVLVFLAHSSPQFACLSKTISLASAASIVTARDQAAAEKGGSLNQILRNDTEAAAFDWEKRVNVVKGVANALSYMHHGCSPPIIHCDISSNNVLLDSQYEAHVSDFWTVKILKPGSHTWTEFAGTFGYAAPELAQTMEVTEKCDVFSFGVLSLEVIMGKHPGNFISSLLSSPSAKIAYNWPLIDVLDERPPQPPKKSIVGDVILVASLAVSCLSETSSSRPTMEVSKMLMTGKSPLADQFPMIRLGQLLYH; the protein is encoded by the exons ATGGTATCCATCAAGATTCTTTTCTCGTTTGTTTTGGTGTTTCTAGCACACTCTTCACCCCAATTTGCTTGTTTATCCAAAACCATTTCTTTGGCCTCTGCTGCCAGCATAGTTACTGCTCGTGATCAAGCTGCAGCTGAGAAGG GTGGCAGCTTGAATCAAATACTAAGAAATGATACAGAAGCAGCTGCATTTGACTGGGAAAAGAGGGTGAATGTTGTTAAAGGTGTGGCCAATGCTTTATCCTATATGCATCATGGTTGTTCACCTCCCATAATTCATTGTGATATATCGAGCAATAATGTTCTTTTGGATTCACAATATGAAGCTCATGTCTCTGATTTTTGGACAGTTAAGATTCTGAAGCCTGGTTCACACACTTGGACCGAGTTTGCAGGCACTTTTGGGTATGCAGCTCCAG AACTTGCCCAGACTATGGAAGTGACTGAGAAATGTGATGTGTTCAGTTTTGGCGTGCTTTCTTTGGAAGTCATCATGGGGAAGCATCCAGGAAATTTCATTTCTTCATTGTTATCTTCACCTTCAGCAAAAATAGCTTATAATTGGCCACTAATTGATGTTTTAGACGaaagacctcctcaacctccaaaaaaatcaattgttgGGGATGTCATTTTGGTTGCAAGCTTGGCAGTTTCTTGCTTGAGTGAAACTTCAAGTTCTCGTCCAACCATGGAAGTGTCTAAAATGCTTATGACAGGGAAATCACCTTTAGCAGACCAGTTCCCTATGATTAGACTTGGGCAACTCCTGTATCACTGA